A window of the Juglans microcarpa x Juglans regia isolate MS1-56 chromosome 5D, Jm3101_v1.0, whole genome shotgun sequence genome harbors these coding sequences:
- the LOC121264903 gene encoding major latex allergen Hev b 5 isoform X1, with product MATVEVNRVLQVASAPTTLPENEATEVITTKEITPEEPVAAPAAPEPVTEEPKEATPEAPVAEKPAAPEPEAVVEVETKEVAEEAKADAEEPAAEKKEEETQEVAAEPAAVEETKVDTTEATEAPAEAPAEVEKSVEEEKPAEAAKEATTEVPAEKTEE from the exons ATGGCCACTGTTGAG GTAAATCGGGTCTTGCAGGTAGCATCGGCTCCAACAACATTGCCAGAGAATGAGGCAACTGAGGTGATCACGACAAAGGAGATAACCCCAGAAGAGCCAGTGGCCGCGCCCGCTGCCCCAGAGCCAGTTACTGAGGAACCAAAAGAAGCAACACCTGAAGCCCCAGTGGCAGAGAAACCTGCGGCTCCAGAACCCGAAGCTGTAGTTGAAGTTGAGACCAAGGAGGTGGCAGAGGAAGCCAAGGCTGACGCAGAGGAGCCAGCAGCggagaagaaagaggaagagaCCCAAGAAGTGGCAGCAGAGCCTGCTGCTGTGGAGGAGACCAAAGTAGATACTACTGAAGCCACTGAGGCACCAGCAGAAGCCCCGGCTGAGGTAGAGAAATCGGTTGAGGAAGAGAAGCCAGCTGAAGCAGCAAAGGAAGCTACCACTGAAGTTCCAGCTGAGAAGACTGAGGAATAG
- the LOC121264903 gene encoding major latex allergen Hev b 5 isoform X2: protein MATVEVASAPTTLPENEATEVITTKEITPEEPVAAPAAPEPVTEEPKEATPEAPVAEKPAAPEPEAVVEVETKEVAEEAKADAEEPAAEKKEEETQEVAAEPAAVEETKVDTTEATEAPAEAPAEVEKSVEEEKPAEAAKEATTEVPAEKTEE, encoded by the exons ATGGCCACTGTTGAG GTAGCATCGGCTCCAACAACATTGCCAGAGAATGAGGCAACTGAGGTGATCACGACAAAGGAGATAACCCCAGAAGAGCCAGTGGCCGCGCCCGCTGCCCCAGAGCCAGTTACTGAGGAACCAAAAGAAGCAACACCTGAAGCCCCAGTGGCAGAGAAACCTGCGGCTCCAGAACCCGAAGCTGTAGTTGAAGTTGAGACCAAGGAGGTGGCAGAGGAAGCCAAGGCTGACGCAGAGGAGCCAGCAGCggagaagaaagaggaagagaCCCAAGAAGTGGCAGCAGAGCCTGCTGCTGTGGAGGAGACCAAAGTAGATACTACTGAAGCCACTGAGGCACCAGCAGAAGCCCCGGCTGAGGTAGAGAAATCGGTTGAGGAAGAGAAGCCAGCTGAAGCAGCAAAGGAAGCTACCACTGAAGTTCCAGCTGAGAAGACTGAGGAATAG